In Betaproteobacteria bacterium, the genomic window TGCGCGGTCGCGACCATTGTCTCCGACCCCGCAGCTTGCGCGAGATCGTGCACGCCCCAGAAGGCTTCCGGCGCGCCCGCGTCCCGGCATGCGGCCGCGGCTTGCTCCAGCTCCGCCTCGGTGCCGTCGGCTGCGAGGTAGATCGCGGCGCCTTCGGCTGCGAGTCTCAGCGCCACGGCTCGCCCGATGCCGCGCGATGCGCCGGTAACGACCGCTGACTTTGCGTCGAATCGCTTGTTCATGCCACCGCTCGCCGCGCGTTGTCCGAGGTGTGAGCACATTGTAGCTCCGGAACGGGAATGACTTTGTGCTTCCCCTCTTTCGGCAGCTCGACGAGGTGGGAAGGTCGAGTCACCCCTCCTCTCACGAGGAGGGGTGGCGCGCAGCGCCGGGGTGGTGTGGTTTTCGGTTCCGGACCACCGCGCGAGGAAGATGGTTTGGTTCGCTCTTCGCAATAGACCACCCCGTCCGCGACACTGTCGCGTCCCGCCCCTCCTTGGCAGGAGGGGAATTGTCGCCGAGCGCGCGACATTGTCGCCACCCGGTCCGTCCTTGGCGGCTCCCGGGCCGGTTAGAATCGAGCTCCTCGATACTCGACATC contains:
- a CDS encoding SDR family oxidoreductase, with translation MPSPGRTRMSIAGVSRCRVSRSSILTGPGAAKDGPGGDNVARSATIPLLPRRGGTRQCRGRGGLLRRANQTIFLARWSGTENHTTPALRATPPRERRGDSTFPPRRAAERGEAQSHSRSGATMCSHLGQRAASGGMNKRFDAKSAVVTGASRGIGRAVALRLAAEGAAIYLAADGTEAELEQAAAACRDAGAPEAFWGVHDLAQAAGSETMVATAHARMRRIDILVNNAGVRVRKAFGEFSHEEFDRVVAINLRAPFFASQAVVPIMRAQGGGHIVHMASQLGIVASRYGAVYNLTKAGLIQLTRAMALELSADGIAVNAVCPGPVTTEGFLAGRNPGELEQRARDVPIGRFGTAEEVAGVVAFLCSKDAGYVIGHALVMDGGYVVH